A single genomic interval of Chryseobacterium paludis harbors:
- a CDS encoding DUF4180 domain-containing protein yields MEIKTHIINNTKIAEIVTDELIIQSAQDSLDLLGNIYYQGFDRLIIYEKNMTPDFFDLKTKIAGDILQKFSNYRMPLAIIGDFKKYESKSIKDFIFESNKTRHINFVAVLEEALENFSK; encoded by the coding sequence ATGGAAATTAAAACTCATATCATTAATAACACAAAAATAGCAGAAATCGTTACTGATGAACTTATTATACAATCGGCTCAAGACAGTCTGGATCTCTTAGGAAATATTTACTATCAGGGGTTCGACAGATTAATCATTTATGAAAAAAATATGACACCGGATTTTTTTGATCTTAAAACAAAAATTGCAGGTGATATACTCCAAAAATTTTCTAATTACAGAATGCCGTTAGCCATTATTGGAGATTTTAAAAAATATGAAAGTAAAAGCATTAAAGATTTTATTTTTGAAAGTAACAAAACAAGACATATTAATTTTGTAGCTGTGCTTGAAGAAGCATTAGAAAATTTTTCAAAATAA
- a CDS encoding NAD-dependent epimerase/dehydratase family protein, whose product MKKVFVTGITGLLGTNVVIKLLKDGYFVIALVRKKSSYLGEKNENLKLVEGDLFSDISSFLPEIDSFIHIAAETRQNLIHYKDYKRVNYDGVVNLFTQAQACGVKRFVFISSANTLGYGSEKTPGDEKNPQRYPFTKSMYAQSKLEAEDYLLQHTESTNVIILNPTFMIGAYDHKPSSGKIIFWAWKKKVIFYPKGGKNFVHAKDVAYGVVKAMERGKSGEKYLLANENLKYKDFFKKVNHITNQKTVMIPIPDTILSILGYIGDGLRKMNIKTNLCTSNMKALQVHNYYSNRKSIEELRIHYQLVGKALQDAIEYFRLMKID is encoded by the coding sequence ATGAAAAAAGTTTTTGTGACCGGAATTACAGGACTTCTAGGAACTAATGTTGTTATAAAATTATTAAAAGATGGTTATTTTGTTATTGCTTTGGTGCGCAAGAAAAGCAGCTATTTGGGTGAAAAGAACGAGAACCTGAAGCTTGTTGAAGGGGATTTATTTTCTGATATTTCTTCATTTCTTCCGGAAATAGACAGCTTTATCCATATTGCCGCAGAAACCCGTCAGAATCTTATTCATTACAAAGATTATAAGAGGGTGAATTATGATGGAGTAGTAAATTTGTTTACACAGGCACAAGCTTGTGGTGTAAAAAGATTTGTCTTTATTAGTTCAGCTAATACTCTGGGGTATGGAAGCGAGAAAACCCCTGGAGATGAAAAGAACCCTCAACGTTATCCTTTTACAAAATCGATGTATGCTCAAAGCAAGCTGGAGGCAGAGGATTATTTGTTGCAACATACTGAAAGTACAAATGTCATTATTCTTAATCCTACTTTTATGATAGGGGCATATGATCATAAGCCCAGTTCTGGAAAAATCATCTTTTGGGCCTGGAAGAAGAAAGTAATTTTTTACCCTAAAGGCGGAAAAAATTTTGTTCATGCAAAAGATGTAGCCTATGGAGTTGTAAAAGCTATGGAACGAGGAAAAAGCGGTGAAAAATACCTTTTAGCCAATGAAAACCTAAAATATAAAGATTTTTTTAAAAAAGTAAACCATATTACCAATCAGAAAACAGTTATGATCCCAATTCCTGATACAATTCTGAGTATTCTAGGCTATATAGGAGATGGATTGAGAAAAATGAATATAAAAACGAACCTCTGTACTTCCAATATGAAAGCTCTGCAGGTTCATAATTACTATTCCAATCGGAAATCAATAGAAGAATTGAGGATTCATTATCAGCTTGTAGGCAAAGCGCTACAAGATGCTATCGAATATTTTAGGCTAATGAAAATAGATTGA
- a CDS encoding lectin-like domain-containing protein, with amino-acid sequence MMKNISISVYNKLLFISLLFIFSQNIRAQNEQGTGYPYFVSFTQGLQPQEAYKVTTSGVQNDATFTTDGLRLTRSMNNISGGVILADRIFKSDQGIKFEFEYVIYGGGSNGGDGISIFLIDGSIPKEQLNIGSYGGGLGYTHVMRTSRWGGNLEGLRGAYLGIGLDEFGNFKSRFLQGDRTRNGLTDVSIAGWRSNITLRGKRGNQYLSSAEPAGYNGYPLLYSTATNVASSSNNRSVYLDVQTGKHVGIKNPNFSQFNIESGGNSIPQSDTDVRFRKAYVTLVPNPSGGYNITLEIQHGNVKEKIVDNYYYPTSLKYTENAMQNNQVRTLDTSPPATFRIGFAASTGAAKNIHLLKNLGVSKPYAAEVTDDLFEGCPKIKSIYSPLLNDAAYSKKNGQNPPTASYDNIDFNSFRFLDINGNVIPNIVGGVYTNNEGTWTYYPSTGKLSFKPADGFTGVAQIRYDIKGGGRDGTEIPYNQEDYRSMPGLIQVNISNSNNCSKSCVISNKNVTQKIKTE; translated from the coding sequence ATGATGAAAAATATCTCAATTTCAGTATACAATAAGCTTTTATTTATTTCTCTATTGTTCATTTTTTCTCAAAATATCAGAGCTCAAAACGAACAAGGAACAGGTTATCCGTATTTCGTGAGCTTTACCCAAGGATTACAACCTCAGGAAGCTTATAAAGTAACGACAAGTGGTGTTCAAAATGATGCAACTTTTACTACCGATGGCTTACGCCTGACCAGAAGCATGAATAATATCTCTGGTGGAGTTATATTGGCCGACAGAATATTTAAAAGTGATCAAGGAATAAAATTTGAATTTGAATATGTAATCTATGGTGGAGGCTCCAATGGAGGAGATGGTATCTCTATATTTTTAATCGATGGATCAATTCCTAAAGAACAGCTCAATATTGGGTCTTACGGAGGTGGATTAGGGTATACTCATGTTATGAGAACTTCGAGATGGGGAGGAAATTTAGAAGGGCTGAGAGGGGCTTATTTGGGAATTGGTCTGGATGAATTTGGAAATTTTAAAAGCAGATTTCTTCAGGGTGACAGAACAAGGAATGGGCTTACCGATGTATCAATAGCCGGATGGCGCAGTAATATAACTTTGAGAGGTAAACGTGGAAATCAATACCTTTCATCAGCTGAGCCCGCCGGATACAATGGGTATCCATTATTGTACAGCACAGCGACCAATGTGGCGTCTTCTAGTAATAACCGTTCAGTATACTTGGATGTTCAAACCGGCAAGCATGTAGGTATTAAAAATCCAAACTTTAGCCAGTTCAACATAGAAAGTGGTGGAAACTCAATTCCTCAAAGTGATACGGATGTAAGATTCCGTAAAGCATATGTAACGTTAGTCCCTAATCCTTCAGGTGGTTATAATATTACCTTAGAAATTCAACATGGTAATGTTAAAGAGAAAATCGTTGACAATTATTATTATCCAACGTCTTTAAAATATACGGAGAATGCCATGCAAAATAATCAGGTAAGAACATTGGATACTTCTCCTCCTGCTACTTTCAGAATTGGATTTGCAGCCTCAACAGGTGCTGCTAAAAATATACATTTATTAAAAAATTTGGGCGTAAGTAAACCTTATGCAGCTGAAGTAACAGATGATTTATTTGAAGGATGTCCTAAAATAAAATCGATATACTCGCCATTATTAAATGACGCCGCTTATTCTAAAAAAAATGGGCAAAACCCTCCTACGGCTTCTTATGATAATATTGATTTCAACTCGTTCCGGTTTTTGGACATTAATGGTAATGTCATTCCAAATATTGTGGGTGGAGTTTACACTAACAATGAAGGTACCTGGACCTATTATCCCTCTACGGGAAAACTTTCTTTCAAACCAGCTGACGGGTTTACCGGAGTTGCTCAGATAAGATATGATATTAAAGGTGGAGGCAGAGACGGAACTGAGATTCCTTATAATCAGGAAGACTACAGATCAATGCCTGGATTGATACAAGTCAACATCTCAAATTCTAACAACTGCAGTAAATCCTGCGTTATTTCGAATAAAAATGTAACTCAAAAAATAAAAACCGAGTAA
- a CDS encoding SDR family NAD(P)-dependent oxidoreductase — MDTKESFAVVTGASQGLGKAFVEHLARKKINVILISLPNQNVKELSERIADSYEVKTHYYEIDLSSNENVLNLTEELNRSFNIHILINNAGLGGTQKFVDATPDYINTILQVNVMATSMMTHQLLPNLLKQPKAYILNVSSMAAFSPIGFKTVYPASKTFIHSFSRGLHEELKDTNVFVSVVNPGAMKTNIDVCKRIEKQGFLGKLTLLDPNKVAARCVNQLFKRDSVIMVNPISWLVMKILPIWIKLPLMTNAIKKEIEA, encoded by the coding sequence ATGGATACCAAAGAATCATTTGCTGTAGTAACAGGAGCAAGCCAGGGATTAGGTAAAGCCTTCGTCGAACATCTTGCTAGGAAGAAGATTAATGTCATTCTTATTAGCCTACCCAATCAGAACGTAAAGGAGCTTAGTGAAAGAATTGCTGACAGCTATGAAGTAAAAACACATTACTATGAGATTGATCTTTCTTCGAATGAAAATGTATTGAATCTTACAGAAGAGCTAAACAGATCTTTTAATATTCATATTCTGATCAATAATGCAGGATTAGGAGGAACACAAAAATTTGTGGATGCTACACCCGATTACATCAATACCATTCTACAGGTTAATGTTATGGCTACATCGATGATGACCCATCAACTGTTACCTAATTTATTGAAACAGCCTAAGGCTTATATTTTAAATGTTTCCAGTATGGCCGCATTCTCACCTATTGGTTTTAAAACGGTGTATCCTGCTTCCAAAACATTTATTCATTCATTTTCAAGAGGTTTGCATGAGGAGTTGAAAGACACCAACGTTTTTGTAAGTGTTGTAAACCCGGGAGCGATGAAAACAAATATAGATGTTTGCAAGAGAATTGAAAAACAGGGTTTTTTAGGGAAATTAACTTTATTAGATCCCAATAAAGTAGCTGCACGTTGCGTTAATCAATTATTCAAAAGGGATTCTGTGATCATGGTAAATCCAATAAGCTGGCTTGTTATGAAAATTTTGCCTATCTGGATCAAATTACCGTTGATGACAAATGCAATTAAAAAAGAAATAGAAGCATGA